The following coding sequences are from one uncultured Desulfobacter sp. window:
- a CDS encoding helicase-related protein, which translates to MKPFAGILDNKSLGNVVSELKANITSGCTLSVVSALFSLYAYDELKKELSKVSKFRLLVPNHGDREGFLKTLPGNHLDRRLRNRLDVTRIARECSEWLKQKCEVRKLPSPVHQNLIHLSHAGSDEHLAIVGSSSFTTDGLGIVPSESHHMNTCFRSSDEAHSLIKWFDELWASGRNSNDFEAILQDALALFYSDKTPQQIYFLTLFNIFRDFIGELDEDKIIKTQTGIKSTQVWQKLYKFQRDGVLGAIDKIERYNGCIIADSVGLGKTFEALAVIKYYELRNDRVLVLCPKKLRENWTLYTVNDKRNIMASDRFNYDVLNHTDLTRVRGMSGEINLATLNWGNYDLIVIDESHNFRNNPARKDDSLTRYSKLMNEIIKAGVKTKVLMLSATPVNNRMNDLKNQTAFIVEAKDDALKDNGILSIEQTLKIAQTRFNSWLKKDEKDRTTESLLDALNFDYFKLLDLLTIARSRKHIEKYYDVTEIGKFPERLKPVNIKTDIDTEGRFPALESINRDIRLLNLSAYAPLKYVLPQKAEEYSRKYDRKVAGGSVFRQVDREQSLIHLMRVNLFKRMESSINSFTMTLEKLLGEVTGLIQKIAEHDNNAAVEEFDIEEIEIEDDAFSPFVVGKKVKVLIQDMDTVRWKQELEEDRKILEKLISSARAVKAPQDEKLRKLKELIRYKVSHPINPENKKLIIFTAFADTAKYLYENTAKWAQRELGVYAALVTGSGENKTEMPGIRKDLASIITSFSPVSKEREKIDSSLTAEIDLLIATDCISEGQNLQDCDYLINYDIHWNPVRIIQRFGRVDRLGSKNDKIQLVNFWPNMELDEYINLEARVSGRMVLLDISATGEENVIEFTDSGKMNDLEYRRKQLEKLQNEVVDIDDVEGGISITDLTLNDFRMDLSDYIKEHENLLERIPYGAYAVAAIDNSLKDEFSPGVIFCLRNEGAQTVSDSTYALSPYYLVYVKNDGSVLLQFTQTKKILDLLKKMSIHGKSVDGAATTRLSGLTRGGSDMSQYRDLLSKAVQALTGAAEERGVESLFSPGGTVINKNSFKGMDDFEVVSYLILLGEEADDA; encoded by the coding sequence GTGAAGCCGTTTGCGGGAATCCTTGATAATAAATCTTTGGGAAATGTTGTTTCTGAACTGAAAGCAAATATCACTTCCGGATGCACTCTCTCTGTGGTTTCCGCGCTGTTTTCTCTTTACGCCTATGACGAGCTGAAAAAGGAACTTTCAAAGGTTTCCAAGTTCAGGCTCCTTGTACCAAATCATGGCGATCGAGAGGGTTTTCTTAAAACCCTGCCTGGAAATCACTTGGACCGTCGTTTACGCAATCGGCTTGATGTTACTCGCATCGCACGGGAATGTTCAGAGTGGCTGAAACAGAAGTGTGAAGTCCGCAAGTTACCCTCACCGGTTCATCAGAATCTTATTCATTTATCTCATGCCGGTAGTGATGAACATCTCGCCATTGTGGGCAGTTCATCTTTTACCACCGATGGTCTGGGTATCGTTCCATCTGAATCCCACCATATGAACACCTGCTTTCGCAGTTCTGATGAGGCACATTCGCTCATCAAGTGGTTTGACGAACTGTGGGCTTCCGGAAGGAACAGCAATGATTTTGAAGCGATTCTTCAAGACGCTCTTGCGCTTTTTTATTCTGATAAGACTCCCCAGCAAATCTACTTTCTGACTCTGTTTAATATTTTCAGGGATTTTATCGGCGAACTCGATGAAGACAAGATCATCAAGACCCAGACCGGAATCAAGAGCACACAGGTCTGGCAGAAGCTCTACAAATTTCAGCGGGATGGCGTTCTTGGAGCCATCGATAAAATTGAACGCTACAATGGCTGCATCATAGCAGACAGCGTGGGTTTAGGTAAAACCTTCGAAGCGCTTGCAGTCATTAAATATTACGAACTCCGCAATGACCGCGTTCTGGTTTTATGTCCTAAAAAGCTCCGGGAAAACTGGACCTTATATACGGTTAATGACAAACGAAACATCATGGCCTCGGACAGGTTCAATTATGATGTCCTCAACCATACGGATTTGACCCGTGTGCGAGGAATGTCCGGGGAGATTAATTTAGCGACCTTGAATTGGGGTAACTACGACCTGATCGTTATCGACGAGTCGCACAATTTCAGAAACAACCCTGCCCGCAAGGATGATTCTCTGACCCGCTATTCAAAACTGATGAATGAGATCATCAAGGCAGGCGTAAAAACCAAAGTGCTGATGCTTTCGGCAACACCGGTAAACAACCGGATGAATGATCTGAAAAATCAAACGGCTTTCATTGTGGAAGCCAAAGACGATGCGTTAAAGGATAATGGGATACTCAGCATCGAGCAGACACTTAAAATAGCCCAGACTCGATTTAATTCATGGCTGAAAAAAGATGAAAAAGACAGAACGACTGAATCCTTACTGGACGCTCTGAATTTTGACTATTTCAAATTGCTGGATCTTCTCACCATTGCCCGATCCAGAAAACATATCGAAAAATATTATGATGTAACGGAAATTGGAAAATTCCCGGAGAGGCTAAAACCCGTCAATATCAAAACAGACATTGATACAGAGGGACGCTTTCCGGCACTTGAGAGCATTAACCGAGATATTCGACTGCTTAACCTGAGCGCCTATGCGCCACTGAAATATGTCCTGCCTCAAAAGGCTGAAGAGTACAGCCGCAAGTATGACCGAAAGGTTGCTGGCGGTTCCGTATTCAGACAAGTAGACCGTGAACAGAGCTTGATTCATCTGATGCGGGTTAACCTGTTCAAGCGAATGGAAAGCTCGATCAACTCCTTCACCATGACGCTGGAAAAACTGCTCGGCGAAGTAACAGGGTTGATTCAGAAAATTGCAGAGCATGACAACAACGCGGCTGTTGAAGAGTTTGATATCGAGGAGATTGAAATTGAAGATGATGCTTTCTCTCCTTTTGTTGTAGGCAAGAAAGTCAAAGTCCTGATTCAGGACATGGATACGGTACGCTGGAAGCAAGAGCTTGAAGAAGATCGGAAAATTCTGGAGAAGCTCATTTCGTCTGCACGAGCAGTTAAGGCTCCGCAAGATGAAAAGCTCAGGAAACTGAAGGAGCTCATTCGTTACAAAGTCTCCCATCCGATTAACCCGGAAAATAAAAAGCTCATCATTTTCACCGCATTTGCAGATACCGCAAAGTATCTATATGAAAACACTGCAAAATGGGCACAGCGGGAGCTTGGAGTCTATGCTGCCTTGGTTACCGGCTCCGGAGAAAACAAAACCGAGATGCCCGGCATACGCAAAGATCTGGCCTCGATCATCACTTCCTTCTCTCCAGTATCAAAAGAGCGTGAAAAGATCGATTCCTCTCTCACTGCTGAAATTGACCTGCTGATTGCTACAGACTGTATTTCAGAAGGGCAAAACCTACAGGACTGCGATTACCTGATCAACTATGACATCCACTGGAATCCGGTTCGAATCATTCAGCGTTTTGGCCGTGTTGATCGACTGGGCTCGAAAAATGACAAAATCCAACTCGTTAATTTCTGGCCCAACATGGAGCTGGATGAATACATCAATCTTGAGGCCCGCGTTTCCGGCCGTATGGTTCTGCTGGATATTTCGGCCACTGGTGAAGAGAACGTCATTGAGTTTACCGATTCAGGGAAAATGAATGACCTCGAATACCGCCGTAAACAGCTCGAAAAGCTTCAGAACGAAGTGGTCGATATTGATGATGTCGAAGGTGGCATCTCCATCACCGACCTCACATTAAACGACTTCCGCATGGATCTCAGCGATTACATAAAAGAGCATGAGAACCTGCTGGAGCGTATACCATATGGCGCATATGCCGTGGCCGCCATCGATAACTCTTTAAAAGATGAGTTCTCACCCGGAGTGATTTTCTGCCTCAGAAATGAAGGCGCTCAAACTGTTTCAGACTCCACCTATGCCTTGTCGCCTTACTATCTGGTCTACGTGAAGAACGACGGTTCCGTTCTTTTACAGTTCACCCAGACAAAAAAGATTCTGGATCTGCTGAAGAAGATGAGCATCCATGGAAAGTCCGTTGATGGCGCAGCCACAACCCGGCTTTCCGGACTGACTCGGGGTGGCTCCGATATGTCGCAGTATCGCGACCTGCTTTCAAAAGCAGTGCAGGCCCTGACCGGCGCAGCTGAAGAGCGCGGCGTGGAGAGTCTTTTCTCTCCCGGCGGCACCGTCATCAATAAAAACAGCTTTAAAGGCATGGATGATTTTGAAGTGGTCAGCTACCTGATCCTGCTGGGTGAGGAGGCGGACGATGCCTGA
- a CDS encoding helix-turn-helix domain-containing protein produces the protein MEDRWLSVEEIAQYLGISKDTVYTWINKKKMPAHKIGRLWKFKKDEVDTWVRDGKAIKSKEDEDQ, from the coding sequence ATGGAAGATCGTTGGTTGTCAGTCGAGGAAATTGCTCAATACCTTGGTATCAGCAAAGATACTGTTTACACATGGATAAACAAAAAGAAAATGCCAGCCCATAAAATCGGCCGTCTTTGGAAGTTCAAGAAAGACGAGGTTGACACCTGGGTCCGTGATGGGAAAGCAATTAAATCTAAAGAGGATGAAGATCAGTGA
- a CDS encoding recombinase family protein: MMIGYIRVSKADGSQVFDLQKDVLIEAGVNPKRIYKDMASGRKDNRPGLRACLKALQPGNTLVVWKLDRLGRDLKHLINTVDDLNKQEVGFKVLSGTGAQIDTTTPNGRLIFGIFAALAEFEAELIRERTKAGLAAARSRGRLGGRPRKMTIETLKMAMAAMADPKTKASEVANRLGITTTTLYSYINGDGSVKELGQRLLDKNNS; encoded by the coding sequence ATGATGATTGGTTATATCCGAGTATCAAAAGCAGACGGAAGTCAGGTTTTTGATTTGCAAAAAGATGTGCTGATTGAGGCCGGGGTCAATCCGAAAAGGATTTATAAAGATATGGCATCTGGACGTAAAGATAACCGGCCTGGACTCCGTGCTTGCTTGAAGGCACTGCAACCTGGAAATACATTGGTTGTATGGAAACTGGATAGATTGGGACGCGATCTCAAGCACCTTATTAATACGGTTGACGATCTCAATAAACAGGAGGTTGGTTTCAAAGTACTTTCTGGGACTGGAGCTCAAATCGATACAACAACCCCCAATGGCCGCCTTATTTTCGGGATTTTTGCCGCTCTGGCAGAATTTGAGGCCGAATTAATCCGGGAACGAACAAAGGCTGGCCTGGCCGCGGCGCGTTCCCGTGGCCGATTGGGCGGTCGGCCTCGGAAAATGACCATTGAAACTTTAAAAATGGCGATGGCTGCTATGGCTGATCCAAAAACAAAGGCCTCTGAAGTGGCAAATCGATTGGGAATTACCACAACAACTCTATATTCGTATATAAATGGTGATGGTTCTGTGAAAGAACTTGGACAGCGATTGTTGGACAAAAATAATAGTTAA
- a CDS encoding HU family DNA-binding protein, whose translation MNTLELIQVIKDRTGLTKQESKDIVTLFFDNLTETMIKGDRIEIRGLCSFFIKEYASYTGRNPKTGKKVMVPAKRLPFFKPGKELKERVDYPNSKQSSQKRK comes from the coding sequence ATGAATACACTTGAATTAATTCAGGTAATCAAAGATAGAACAGGGCTGACCAAACAGGAATCCAAAGACATCGTGACGCTGTTTTTCGATAACCTCACTGAAACCATGATAAAGGGGGATCGGATCGAGATTCGGGGACTTTGTTCTTTTTTTATAAAAGAGTACGCCAGCTACACTGGCAGAAATCCCAAGACTGGGAAAAAAGTTATGGTTCCCGCAAAAAGGCTCCCTTTCTTCAAGCCAGGAAAAGAATTGAAGGAGAGGGTTGATTATCCAAATTCAAAACAGTCTTCCCAGAAACGTAAATGA
- a CDS encoding DUF4253 domain-containing protein, with the protein MKYTIIIIVLVVIGFIFIASKKKKIIPTKETPFDISDIKLPYESLIVSGEDAISTCMKLREEGKGQFTPVILGNPKELSILLDGISEPSPSPEEIIKTSQNIEMKKFMEQRKLEDEEYYANVELGQWPNSAKPSNDLTGHTGIFTSRPLKQVLICKVPTPNSWEVPAYLFYGGWNECPSAEEHVAILKYWNEKFGAEIITVKNDVIECTVSSPPQTRDEAMALANEQFFYCADIVYQGTDNLANLASILKGGKTWFFWWD; encoded by the coding sequence ATGAAATACACAATCATCATAATAGTTTTAGTAGTAATAGGATTCATATTCATAGCCTCCAAAAAGAAAAAAATTATACCTACCAAAGAAACACCTTTTGATATTTCCGACATAAAACTCCCATATGAGTCTTTGATCGTTTCGGGAGAGGATGCCATTTCCACATGCATGAAACTAAGAGAAGAAGGAAAAGGACAATTTACCCCCGTTATTCTCGGGAATCCAAAAGAATTGTCAATTCTGCTGGATGGAATTTCTGAGCCCTCGCCATCTCCAGAAGAGATCATTAAAACGTCTCAGAACATTGAGATGAAAAAGTTTATGGAACAGAGGAAATTAGAAGACGAAGAATATTATGCTAATGTTGAACTCGGCCAGTGGCCTAACTCAGCCAAACCATCAAATGACTTAACTGGCCATACAGGTATTTTCACATCGAGACCATTGAAACAGGTTCTCATTTGCAAAGTTCCCACTCCAAATTCATGGGAGGTTCCTGCCTATTTATTTTATGGAGGATGGAATGAATGTCCTTCCGCTGAAGAACATGTTGCTATCCTAAAATATTGGAACGAAAAATTTGGAGCAGAAATAATCACAGTAAAAAACGATGTGATTGAATGCACAGTTTCAAGCCCTCCCCAAACACGGGATGAGGCGATGGCACTAGCAAATGAACAATTTTTTTACTGTGCAGACATCGTTTATCAAGGTACAGACAACCTTGCGAATTTAGCGTCTATACTTAAAGGCGGGAAAACATGGTTCTTTTGGTGGGATTAA
- a CDS encoding transposase, with amino-acid sequence MGHSIQIKEAVLQKVLLGNKPHHEISQEFGVGRSTIGKWLRQYKESGNTALKSKAKRPKDWSSEQRISALIETGTMTSEECVAWCRKKGIFCHHLEQWRKDAVSGMSNTADKRQSEKEKQYKKEISSLRRDLSRKEKALAETAALLVLKKKAQAIWGEPEED; translated from the coding sequence ATGGGACATTCTATCCAAATCAAAGAGGCTGTGTTACAAAAGGTACTACTGGGCAACAAACCCCACCATGAGATATCGCAAGAATTCGGAGTTGGCCGATCAACAATCGGAAAATGGCTAAGACAATATAAAGAAAGCGGCAACACTGCATTGAAATCAAAAGCGAAACGCCCCAAAGACTGGTCTTCTGAGCAAAGAATTTCAGCACTTATAGAAACAGGAACTATGACTTCTGAAGAATGTGTTGCCTGGTGCCGTAAAAAAGGAATTTTTTGCCATCACTTGGAGCAATGGAGAAAAGATGCCGTTTCCGGTATGTCAAACACTGCAGATAAAAGGCAAAGTGAAAAGGAAAAACAATATAAAAAAGAAATATCCTCTTTAAGACGCGACCTTTCCCGTAAAGAAAAAGCACTTGCAGAAACAGCGGCCTTGCTGGTTCTTAAAAAAAAAGCCCAGGCGATCTGGGGGGAGCCAGAGGAAGATTGA
- a CDS encoding IS3 family transposase — translation MITSEDKRSVLTLISEACQAGAGKSKAAQLLGLTVRTIQRWKKQGTTDHRKGSRAVPANKLSVEEQDNIVNVLKSQEYADFSPNQIVPKLADQGIYMGSESTMYRILRTLKMNEHRQASNPVHRHSPETFTACGPNQIWSWDITYLPSSVKGQFYYLYMVMDLYSRKAVACQVYESESGEFASDLIADACIREKISKKQIILHSDNGSPMKSATMLAKLQDLGVMPSFSRPSVSNDNPFSESLFRTMKYRPNYPEKPFENVIKARDWADNFVTWYNTVHFHSSLNFVTPDDRHRGKDVQILEDRHKVYMEARLKNPERWSKGTRAWKPITEVSLKKFKRLKPETAAGKRLA, via the coding sequence TTGATAACCTCTGAGGATAAACGGTCCGTGTTAACCTTGATATCTGAGGCCTGCCAAGCCGGCGCCGGTAAAAGTAAGGCGGCACAATTATTGGGATTAACAGTGCGAACGATTCAGCGCTGGAAAAAGCAGGGGACAACAGATCACCGTAAGGGTTCTCGTGCCGTTCCTGCCAATAAGTTGTCGGTTGAAGAGCAAGATAACATTGTCAATGTACTGAAATCTCAGGAATATGCAGATTTCAGCCCCAATCAAATCGTTCCAAAGCTTGCTGATCAGGGTATCTATATGGGATCTGAGTCTACAATGTATAGAATTTTGAGAACGCTGAAGATGAACGAGCACCGTCAGGCAAGCAATCCAGTGCATAGACATAGCCCGGAAACATTCACGGCATGTGGTCCTAATCAGATATGGTCCTGGGATATTACATATTTGCCTTCATCAGTGAAAGGTCAATTCTATTACCTTTATATGGTGATGGATCTATACAGCCGGAAAGCTGTCGCCTGCCAGGTTTATGAATCGGAGTCCGGAGAATTTGCCTCAGATTTGATAGCAGACGCCTGCATTCGTGAAAAGATATCAAAAAAACAGATTATTTTGCATTCTGATAACGGATCTCCAATGAAATCAGCAACTATGTTGGCCAAGCTGCAAGACTTAGGGGTCATGCCGTCCTTTAGCCGGCCCAGTGTCAGCAATGATAACCCTTTTTCAGAGTCATTGTTCAGAACAATGAAATACAGGCCGAATTATCCGGAAAAGCCATTTGAAAATGTAATTAAAGCAAGAGATTGGGCGGATAATTTTGTCACTTGGTATAATACTGTGCATTTCCATAGCAGTCTCAATTTTGTTACTCCTGATGACAGACACCGCGGAAAAGATGTTCAAATCCTTGAGGATCGACATAAAGTGTATATGGAAGCCCGGTTGAAGAATCCTGAAAGGTGGTCCAAGGGAACAAGAGCCTGGAAGCCAATTACAGAAGTAAGTTTGAAAAAATTCAAGCGGTTAAAGCCTGAAACCGCTGCTGGAAAAAGGCTTGCTTGA
- a CDS encoding DUF6399 domain-containing protein: MDTQIGQFGDMEQARLSLLMPEKRISLCEDETFHPQVCLVAIEPNSNYIILEKYAKDRSGVTWNQSVSGALGDLPVKVIQSTSDEGKGLIHHVTKGLNGHHSPDLFHVMYEISRGTGAPLSAKIRKAEKEHENSKKKVLDAQKNKDNYKNLEKRPVGRPFDFDKKILGCMEKEQKAKEALDKARENQEIVTTARKQISKVYHPYDPLTGNKQDSDTVGIQLKESFDQIREATNLLPDRCKDKIEKAWRVTEKMMATLVFYFCMIESCVNDMDLSDDKLNLMHSRLIPGFYLQKTARKEKDPEQKKKIRQKSQELLSVLQDRNGQLSESADDEINRMVRAAKECAGFFQRSSSCVEGRNAQLSLHHHGMHRLSDRKMKGLTVIHNFHLKRPDGRTAAERFFENKPINMFEWLVKKMLLPARPRRNKIKMAS, encoded by the coding sequence ATGGACACCCAAATAGGCCAGTTCGGTGATATGGAACAAGCACGCCTTTCACTGCTTATGCCCGAAAAACGGATCAGCCTATGTGAAGATGAAACCTTTCATCCTCAAGTCTGCCTTGTGGCTATCGAGCCGAATTCCAACTATATTATTCTTGAAAAATATGCCAAGGACCGTTCCGGAGTTACGTGGAACCAATCTGTGAGTGGGGCGCTTGGTGACCTTCCCGTCAAGGTTATTCAAAGTACGAGTGATGAGGGGAAAGGATTGATCCATCATGTGACGAAAGGCTTGAACGGTCATCATTCTCCGGATTTGTTTCATGTAATGTACGAAATCAGTCGGGGAACTGGAGCTCCACTCTCTGCAAAAATACGGAAAGCTGAAAAAGAACATGAAAACAGTAAGAAGAAAGTCCTTGATGCTCAGAAAAACAAGGACAACTATAAAAATCTTGAAAAACGACCTGTTGGTAGACCGTTTGATTTTGATAAGAAAATCCTTGGCTGCATGGAAAAAGAACAAAAAGCAAAAGAGGCTCTGGACAAGGCAAGAGAAAACCAGGAAATCGTCACAACAGCAAGAAAACAAATCAGCAAAGTCTATCATCCCTATGATCCTCTCACAGGAAACAAGCAGGACTCAGATACTGTTGGCATTCAACTAAAAGAAAGCTTTGATCAAATCCGGGAAGCAACGAATCTCCTGCCGGATAGATGCAAGGATAAAATCGAGAAAGCCTGGCGTGTAACCGAAAAAATGATGGCAACCCTCGTATTCTATTTTTGCATGATTGAGTCGTGTGTCAACGATATGGATTTGTCTGATGACAAGCTAAACCTGATGCATAGCCGCCTGATCCCAGGATTTTATCTTCAAAAGACCGCTCGTAAAGAAAAAGATCCGGAACAAAAAAAGAAGATTCGGCAAAAATCTCAAGAATTACTCTCGGTGTTGCAGGACAGAAACGGGCAGCTTTCCGAATCCGCTGATGATGAAATCAACCGCATGGTAAGAGCGGCAAAGGAGTGCGCAGGATTTTTTCAAAGGTCAAGTTCATGTGTAGAAGGCCGTAATGCGCAACTGTCCCTGCATCATCATGGTATGCACCGGTTGAGTGACCGAAAAATGAAGGGGTTGACGGTGATTCATAACTTTCACTTAAAACGGCCTGATGGAAGAACGGCGGCAGAAAGATTTTTTGAAAACAAGCCAATCAACATGTTTGAATGGCTCGTTAAAAAAATGCTTCTGCCTGCAAGACCAAGAAGAAATAAAATTAAAATGGCAAGTTAG
- a CDS encoding AAA family ATPase: protein MIQDAVIEKEYPQHRGAPLFFNAPVYKTSQEYRIDPDVVLQNRGICINPEAPEVEYYKILRTRIQQQAKKKKLKTLMITSPNKYEGKTITSINMGFVFAREFKQTVLLVDCDFKGQDLHKYLGIENDLSLIDYFLHGVPLNDLIIWPGIEKLTLISGDKTVVNSTEILSSEAMEALVAEMGQRYSDRYVFFDTPPVLERSEAISIAPMMDGIIMVVEARVTPKADIEKAVSLLPQDKFLGFVLNKKG from the coding sequence ATGATCCAGGACGCAGTAATAGAAAAAGAATATCCCCAGCATAGGGGAGCCCCTTTGTTTTTCAACGCACCGGTATACAAGACATCTCAGGAATATCGTATTGATCCGGATGTTGTTCTGCAAAACCGGGGGATCTGCATCAACCCCGAGGCACCTGAAGTTGAATATTATAAAATATTAAGAACCCGGATTCAGCAGCAGGCCAAAAAGAAAAAACTAAAGACGCTCATGATCACAAGCCCGAATAAATACGAGGGCAAAACCATCACCAGCATCAACATGGGCTTTGTCTTTGCCCGGGAGTTCAAGCAGACCGTGCTTCTCGTAGACTGCGATTTTAAGGGGCAGGACCTCCATAAATACCTGGGAATTGAAAATGACCTCAGCCTGATTGATTACTTTCTTCACGGCGTTCCGTTAAATGATTTGATTATCTGGCCGGGGATAGAAAAATTGACCCTGATCTCCGGAGATAAAACGGTCGTGAATTCCACAGAAATTCTCTCTTCAGAGGCCATGGAGGCGCTTGTGGCAGAGATGGGGCAGCGGTATTCCGACAGGTATGTGTTTTTTGATACCCCGCCGGTTCTCGAACGTTCCGAGGCCATTTCCATAGCCCCCATGATGGACGGCATCATCATGGTGGTTGAAGCCCGGGTAACGCCTAAGGCGGACATTGAAAAAGCCGTCTCCCTGTTGCCGCAGGATAAATTTTTGGGTTTTGTATTAAATAAAAAAGGTTGA
- a CDS encoding transposase encodes MNTGKQLKFSNLRKTVSKRADEIVDKRQDGKTKHSMHDSCLSALAMMFFQDPSMLEFQKRLEEASQLNNLRTMFKVTTIPKDNQMRAILDDVPSEQLFPVFSDFFGLLQRGNHLNDYRFLEDGYIIPIDGTQYFRSESVNCPSCLVKKHRNGTVSYSHQSLCAAVVHPDKRQVFPLAPEPIKNTDGTKKQDCEINAGKRILQRIRTDHPKLKIVITADDLYSKKPFVDLLQKLKMSFILVAKPTDHTILFEQVLQKEEQDDVNQIEWKDKKGLIHKYEWINGLRLNGDTSAPVINFLEYSILKDQDKIIYTNSWVTDIEVNAGNVKKLVKAGRAKWKIENENFNTLKNQGYHAEHNFGHGENNLSFNFFLIILMAFSMHQIIELMDPLFKKARAKFSARKEFWNQLRCTIRIIIFRNWESLLQFIISPSTEIRAP; translated from the coding sequence TTGAACACTGGGAAACAACTCAAATTTTCAAACCTTAGAAAAACGGTTTCTAAACGGGCCGATGAGATTGTTGACAAACGCCAAGATGGGAAAACCAAACACTCCATGCATGATTCATGTCTGAGTGCCCTTGCTATGATGTTTTTTCAAGATCCTTCAATGCTTGAATTTCAAAAGCGCCTTGAAGAGGCATCACAATTGAACAATTTGCGGACAATGTTCAAGGTTACTACCATCCCAAAAGATAATCAAATGAGGGCTATCCTCGACGATGTACCTTCGGAGCAACTGTTTCCGGTTTTCTCAGACTTTTTCGGCTTGCTTCAACGAGGCAATCATTTAAACGATTATCGTTTTTTGGAAGATGGCTATATTATTCCGATTGACGGCACACAATATTTTCGATCCGAGAGCGTTAATTGCCCTTCATGCTTGGTGAAAAAACACCGCAATGGAACCGTCAGTTACTCACATCAATCTCTCTGTGCTGCTGTGGTTCATCCAGACAAGCGCCAGGTATTTCCATTAGCACCGGAACCCATAAAGAATACCGATGGCACCAAAAAGCAGGATTGTGAGATTAACGCCGGAAAACGGATACTGCAGCGCATTCGAACGGACCACCCAAAGCTGAAAATAGTCATCACCGCTGATGATCTATATTCCAAAAAACCATTCGTTGACCTTCTTCAAAAATTAAAAATGTCTTTTATTCTGGTGGCAAAGCCCACAGATCATACAATTTTATTCGAGCAGGTCCTGCAGAAAGAAGAACAGGATGACGTCAACCAGATCGAATGGAAAGACAAAAAAGGGCTGATCCATAAATACGAGTGGATCAATGGGCTTCGTTTAAATGGGGACACATCGGCACCGGTAATAAATTTCCTCGAGTACAGTATTCTCAAAGATCAGGATAAAATCATCTATACCAATAGCTGGGTGACGGATATTGAGGTGAACGCCGGCAATGTCAAAAAGCTTGTCAAGGCAGGCAGGGCCAAATGGAAAATTGAAAATGAAAATTTCAACACCTTGAAAAACCAAGGATATCATGCTGAGCACAATTTTGGGCATGGCGAAAATAATCTTTCATTTAATTTTTTCCTGATTATTCTAATGGCATTCTCCATGCATCAGATCATCGAATTAATGGACCCGCTTTTTAAGAAAGCAAGGGCCAAATTCAGTGCCCGAAAAGAATTCTGGAATCAACTACGCTGTACCATTCGGATTATCATTTTTAGAAACTGGGAATCATTGCTACAATTTATAATATCACCATCAACTGAAATTCGAGCACCCTGA